DNA from Streptomyces rishiriensis:
GTACCCGTGCCGCCGTTCCTCGGCGTCCTGCGAGGTGGGGCCGCGGCTACGGCAGCATCCAGTCCAGCACGGGTGAACTCTGGCCGATCACGATCAGGCACATGACCAGGAGCGGTCCGAGGCTCCACGGTGAGCACCTTGCGCAGCAGGTCGCCCTTCCGGCCCGCGAGGCCGACGGCGGAGCACGCGATGGCCAGGTTCCGCGGCGAGATCATCTTGCCGAGGACACCGCCGGGGCTGTCGGCGGCGGCCGGCGGCTCCGGGGCAGACGCGACTCGCGGCCGCGGTGACCTGGAGGGCGCCGAAGAGCGCGTCGGCGGAGGTGTCCGAGCCGGAGACGGCGACGCCGAACCGGCCGAGCACCGGGGAGAGGAAGGCGAGGCCGGCGCCGGTCGCCGCCACGAAGTGGCCGCTGGTGGCGGCCTGTCCGGAGAGGTTCGCGACGTCGGGGAAGGGCCAGTCGTAGGTCCGCATGCCGTTCTGCGCGAGCCGGTTCTCGACCGGCGGGATCTGGGCCACGGAGAAGGTCACGACGATCAACGCGGAGGGGCGTAGGCGCGCACGATCTCGGCGGTGGGTCCCGTTCGACCAACTCCTCGCTGTGGGTGCCCGTCAGGGCCGATGCGCGTACGGCTTCGACGGCGGGCACGCGCGTGTGCGGTACGGCGGCCAGTGCTGCGCGCCCGCCAAGGCGGCGCCCATTTCGGCGAGTCGGGCAGAGGCGTAGTTGACGGGTGCGAACTGGGCGACGGTGAAAGCGGTTCCACACGCCAGGGCGGGAACCCATGTCTCGCGCAGGCATCGTCGGCCGTCCACGAGACCGGCCAGGACGAGCGGTACGGCGAGGGCGACCAGCGGGGCCTGACGGCCCACCACCGACGCAACGATGTCCAACGGCAGGAAGGTCGTGTCCGCGACAACCGCGCGTCACTGGGCGTGCGTCGGTCCCTGCAGACGAGCGGAGGGATCCGGCTGGAGGAGGGAACGCCTGGAGGAGGGAACCGGCTCAGTTGTCCGGCGAGCGCAGCACCCGGAGGTGGCCGCGGCGCGCGACCTCCATCGGGTCGATCGCGCGTCCGCCGCCGGCCCCGGCCGCGCGCTGCTGCGGACGGGCCGCCTCGCGGACGGCGTTGGCAAGCGCTTCCAGGTCGTCACCACTGGGGCGTGCCGGAGCCGAACCGTCGAGGAGCCGGACGACCTCCCAGCCGCGCGGGGCGGTGAGGCGCTCGGAGTGCTCGGCGCACAGGTCGTAGCAGTGGGGTTCGGCGTAGGTCGCGAGCGGGCCGAGGACCGCGGTCGAGTCGGCGTAGACGTACGTCAGCGTCGCGACGGCGGGTCGGCCGCAGGCAGTGCGCGAACAGCGACGTACAGGGCTCACGACGTTGG
Protein-coding regions in this window:
- a CDS encoding DUF3499 domain-containing protein; the encoded protein is MESRRGPLKSAVPSNVVSPVRRCSRTACGRPAVATLTYVYADSTAVLGPLATYAEPHCYDLCAEHSERLTAPRGWEVVRLLDGSAPARPSGDDLEALANAVREAARPQQRAAGAGGGRAIDPMEVARRGHLRVLRSPDN